One Babesia bovis T2Bo chromosome 4 map unlocalized Chr4_1, whole genome shotgun sequence genomic window carries:
- a CDS encoding variant erythrocyte surface antigen-1 alpha subunit — MSAPGTSTWPYNSLTTPPTNLKEAIDWVLRVTGKDGKELNKDNGECICGLAAAVTDLLQSVQLEYNGYQGESNGAEKNNGPPKGRVTECLNGLFSLVQGLGGTAVVRTYIDQLAQVLSALVGWSRIDKCPDKGTCQKGVNGYQHGTKDGCKYLKDVEENKPCTDCGCMKWNVSRPDDEGTPLGRKCTRCSDSGDSDSGCKCGTSGGGSACSPDKCQCALAGKCCKCCCTGCTKCKKECICYKENASLGIYEHKESYVSAYKVKLVHDGYFGREYQVWPKWSDRNTSKKRALGARILLGSVCLIWSGITYMYWTGKYHSSSPRWNNHILDGSGLDDGTLSQWLQALGFPRGMINNSGPRNRWDAVIWDGIRGMLYLGFPETGNGGTAHGGDYDANTFRQPAGMNYAGYIHTVDRGAFCSNATVFKNGDDSSTTDTNTHKCGALYKLYILSCAYFTGLQKKTTESTTSTTTNTPKTIREILYWLSALPYSQAYKQILEHSKGILERVAPDVGDKKQLSFYQTGRSAPITVHEYNLFAHFQAVTQYCPLVLIGIQGGLKGTNSTGPAIHSLYSNSHFSFTYPTVSIQAYNQVVHYIRALFYQLYFLRKQCAVKVAQGGKWRECRYGDGVLGKDVVSWMCLGCDPMEHDRKKRVGELEKILNGVPKGKSGDLPGALKDVLEKIGEVVVQLGNAQEALEGKKTEAIEGVKKKLEGAKTELGKAKGELETAVNGKDGLNGKLAEAKKKLVALTKGGGSGILKELEGALGAANSNDFDQGKNKISEAINGVRDALEALEKGVKDLIKKEVDNDKFALGVIFDPAVVTNEVENVIQQGVSQEYTTLLNAINNLLSICNSPKCSACDKHSTKCGQKAESTICEKCLQPTTTGVPSPLQAFLEDRLPGFSCDVVRNDNSEQPYPPAASHLGHCNGSGQCCPLPMGFRGHFQEGITHTGKRLYGILYFFSNENMMQSCVYTLVRVTAALSATTPQVLGDVFGFFRGGVGNKDKGIPPKGGDEKTCDHTGNPSETSEENKTKYFCGWCASGLRDEVKNIEWIPKKDGDGGKYRGSVGEALIGIKGDKGTAAVAYSDATTTTSSLSTLTEKCQYLSPLTGELYTVVSATFGGTYLSWVLYLSDALHSGLESLSEAFQQIECRGCKGQCDPNKCKKGEHGQGNGLCGCQSIVSCTGVLPVLYRHGFSYGNPFNLEGYQQKEEEKGDYSIENTKTTKRCHEFLDSLNKVLEDKQATSQDHPLTNLLSQVGKLQYDIRLPWIFVLTLAWLVAVLYLAFGAIWPLDWAHMRSHWLRGGEHQWQCMWYKVMTGRKGVELMEYFGKRV; from the exons ATGTCGGCACCAGGGACTTCTACCTGGCCTTACAACAGCCTTACCACgcctcccaccaacctgaaggaggccattgactgggtcctgagggtaactggtaaggatggtaaagAACTGAACAAAGACAATGGTG aatgcatatgtggcctggcagcggcagtgactgacctactgcagtcagtacaactggagtacaatg gctatcaaggtgagTCTAATGGCGCTGAAAAGAACAATGGCCCCCCAAAAGGGAGAGTCACAGAGTGCCTCAATGGACTATTCTCTCTGGtacagggactaggtggtactgcagtggtacggacctatatagaccagctggcacaggtactcagtgcactcgttgggtggagtaggatAGATAAGTGTCCTGACAAGGGCACGTGCCAGAAGGGTGTCAAtggatatcaacatggcaCTAAAGATGGCTGCAAGTATCTCAAGGATGTGGAGGAAAATAAGCCGTGCACAGActgtgggtgtatgaaatggaatgtGTCCAGGCCGGACGACGAAGGAACACCACTGGGCAGGAAGTGTACTaggtgtagtgatagtggTGATAGTGATTCAGGGTGTAAGTGTGGTactagtggtggtggtagtgccTGTAGTCCTGACAAATGTCAATGCGCGttagcaggcaaatgctgcaagtgttgttgtacggGTTGTACGAAGTGTAAGAAGgagtgtatatgttacaaaGAGAACGCCAGCCTTGGTATTTATGAACATAAGGAGAGCTATGTGTCAGCATATAAGGTGAAACTGGTACATGATGggtattttggtagagaATACCAGGTTTGGCCAAAGTGGTCTGATAGAAACACAAGTAAAAAGCGAGCGTTGGGTGCCCGTATCTtactagggtcagtatgtctcatctggagtggaattacctatatgtattggactggGAAGTACCATTCAAGTAGTCCCcggtggaacaaccacatcctagatggtagtggtctagatgatggtaccctgtcccaatggctacaggccctagggtttcctaggggTATGATTAATAATAGTGGCCCTAGAAATAGGTGGGATGCTgtcatatgggatgggattaggggtatgttatatttgggattcccggaAACTGGTAATGGTGGTACTGCCCATGGCGGGGACTATGATGCtaatacattcagacaaccagctggtatgaactatgcaggatacatacataccgtagacaggggtgcattttgcagcaacGCTACTGTCTTCAAGAATGGTGACGactctagtactactgaCACTAACACCCACAAATGTGGCGCCTTGTacaagctctacattctatcatgtgcctattttaccgggttacagaaaaagACTACTGAGAGTACtactagtactaccactaacactcccaagaccatccgggaaatcctctactggctcagtgcattgccctatagtcaggcatatAAACAGATACTGGAGCATTCCAAAGGAATATTGGAAAGGGTAGCACCAGATGTCGGAGACAAAAAACAGCTTTCGTTCTACCAGACAGGCCGCTCAGCTCCCATTACAGTacatgaatacaacctctttgcccacttccaagcagtgacccagtactgccccCTGGtactcataggtatccagggtggtCTCAAAGGCACTAACAGCACTGGtcctgccattcactcccTGTACTCCAACTCTCACTTCTCCTTCACatatcccactgtgtccatccaagcatacaaccaggtggtacactacattagggctctattctaccagttgtacttccttaggaagcaatgtgcagttaaAGTGGCTCAAGGAGGaaaatggcgtgagtgtaggtatggggATGGAGTGCTTGGGAAGGATGTggttagctggatgtgcctggggtgtgaccccatggaacatgataggaaaaagAGGGTAGGGGAGTTGGAGAAGATATTGAATGGGGTGCCTAAGGGGAAATCAGGAGATCTTCCGGGGGCACTAAAAGATGTACTagagaagattggtgaagtggtggtacaattgggtaatgcccaggaggcattggaagggaagaagaCGGAGGCTATAGAGGGggtgaagaagaaactAGAGGGGGCTAAGACGGAACTGGGGAAGGCTAAGGGGGAACTAGAAACGGCGGTGAATGGGAAGGATGGGCTGAATGGGAAACTAGCGGAGGCTAAGAAGAAACTAGTGGCGCTGACGAagggtggtggtagtggaatACTAAAGGAGTTAGAGGGAGCACTAGGGGCGGCAAATAGTAATGATTTCGATCAGGGTAAGAACAAGATAAGTGAGGCTATCAATGGAGTACGTGATGCattggaggcattggaGAAGGGGGTCAAGGATCTGATAAAGAAAGAGGTGGATAATGACAAGTTTGCACTAGGTGTAATATTCGATCCTGCAGTGGTTACCAACGAGGTAGAAAACGTCATACAACAAGGTGTTTCCCAAGAGTACACCACACTACTCAATGCCATCAACAATCTCCTTTCCATCTgcaactctcccaagtgcagCGCATGTGACAAACACTCCACCAAGTGCGGCCAAAAAGCAGAGTCCACTATCTGTGAGAAATGCCTCcaacccactaccactggtgtcccatcccccctccaggcattcctcgaggacaGGTTAccaggttttagttgtgatgTAGTACGAAACGATAACAGTGAACAGCCATACCCTcccgctgcatcccacttaggacactgtaatggttccggccagtgctgccccttgccaatgggttttagaggGCACTTCCAGGAAGGAATCACCCATACCGGcaaacgcctttatgggatcctctacttctttagtaacgagaacatgatgcagtcgtgtgtttatacactagtgagagtcacagcagcactcagtgctacgacaccacaggtactgggtgatgtctttgggttctttaggggtggtgttGGAAATAAGGACAAGGGAATACCACCAAAGGGCGGTGATGAAAAGACGTGTGATCACACAGGGAATCCCAGTGAGACATCTGAGGAGAACAAGACTAaatacttttgcggctggtgtgcctctgggttacgggatgaaGTAAAGAAcatagagtggataccaaaaAAGGATGGTGATGGAGGGAAGTACAGAGGAAGTGTAGGTGAAGCACTAATAGGTATTAAGGGAGATAAAGGCACTGCTGCCGTCGCATATTCCGAtgctactaccaccactagtaGCCTCTCAACACTCACTGAGAAgtgccagtacctctcccccctaacaggtgaactctatacagTAGTCAGTGCCActttcggtggaacatacctctcatgggtactatatctatcagatgcacttcattcaggactagagtcactgtcagaggcattccaacagattgaatgccggggctgtaagggacaatgtgaccccaataagtgcaagaagggtgAGCACGGACAAGGCAATGGCCTatgtggatgccaatcaatcgtatcatgtaccggggtactaccggtatTGTACAGACATGGgttcagctacggtaacccattcaatctggaggggtaccaaCAGAAAGAGGAGGAGAAgggagattatagtatagaGAACACGAAGACTACTAAGCGgtgtcacgagttcctagACAGCCTGAACAAAGTACTAGAGGACAAGCAGGCCACCTCTCAGGACcaccccctcaccaatctcctctcccaggtcggcaagctccaatacgacatacggctcccctggatatttgTTCTGACCCTggcctggctagtggcggtactctaccttgcctttggtgccatatggccactggactgggcacatatgaggtcgcattggttacggggtggagaacaccagtggcagtgtatgtggtataaggtgatgacggggaggaAGGGGGTGGAGCtgatggagtattttggaaaGAGAGTTTAG
- a CDS encoding SmORF protein (Small Open Reading Frame (SmORF)) → MVAFKMLWKLCVVVAFGLSATVTSTEVAQEKPKKKSLDSALSSKEDEPAVATQEATEPQNTDTEENTETVDPPMFSFEWFLLPKPENRGQLRGKLPWNLAIAVPKDYNKSIVPATEKRIRKFFSLGDVEWYLLPNPINRAALRYSLPRHLGLAVPKDCNKPISAILEKHIRDYFSLKDGLMTLEQSMFSVEWLLLPNKESRAALRYVLPWNLAKDVPMNCEKPIGPEMEERIREHFLLKGGLENNETDTEPHEVSDLENTDNEVQMDTQDLPRFSVKWLLLPKPENRTALRYLLPLSLARRVPEDYNEPIAPLVEKDIRKHFTLYTVGWYLLPKPESRSALRHSLPKDLARMVPEDCNEPIDPELEQDIKTFFSFSAQKQRFLRLHSYFHGI, encoded by the coding sequence ATGGTAGCCTTCAAGatgttatggaagctcTGTGTAGTTGTGGCCTTTGGGCTGTCTGCCACTGTCACATCTACTGAGGTAGCCCAGGAGAAACCCAAGAAGAAATCATTAGACAGCGCACTTTCCAGCAAGGAGGACGAACCTGCGGTTGCAACCCAAGAAGCAACGGAGCCACAGAATACCGATACTGAAGAAAACACTGAGACGGTAGATCCACCCATGTTCTCTTTTGAATGGTTTCTCTTACCTAAGCCTGAAAACAGAGGACAACTTCGTGGCAAGTTGCCGTGGAATTTGGCCATTGCTGTGCCAAAGGACTACAATAAGTCAATAGTGCCCGCTACGgaaaaacgtattaggAAGTTTTTCTCATTGGGTGAcgttgaatggtatctttTACCCAATCCTATAAACAGAGCTGCGCTGCGTTATTCTTTACCAAGGCATTTGGGATTAGCTGTGCCAAAGGATTGCAACAAACCGATATCAGCCATATTGGAGAAACACATTAGGGACTATTTCTCATTAAAAGATGGGCTAATGACGCTAGAGCAATCCATGTTTTCTGTGGAATGGCTTCTGTTACCCAATAAGGAAAGCAGAGCTGCCTTACGTTATGTATTGCCATGGAATTTGGCAAAAGATGTACCAATGAACTGTGAAAAACCTATAGGGCCCGAAATGGAAGAACGTATTAGGGAGCATTTCCTACTGAAAGGTGGGCTAGAAAATAACGAAACTGATACTGAACCTCATGAGGTATCGGACCTAGAGAATACCGACAATGAAGTACAGATGGATACGCAAGACTTGCCCAGGTTTTCTGTTAAATGGCTTCTGTTACCCAAGCCTGAAAACAGAACTGCGCTACGTTATTTGCTACCACTAAGTTTAGCCAGAAGAGTTCCAGAGGACTATAATGAACCAATAGCGCCTTTAGTTGAAAAAGACATTAGGAAGCATTTTACGCTATATACCGTTGgatggtatctgttacccaaGCCTGAAAGCAGATCTGCCTTACGTCATTCGTTACCAAAGGATTTGGCCAGAATGGTTCCAGAggactgtaatgaaccaatagaCCCCGAATTGGAGCAAGACATTAAAACGTTTTTCTCCTTCAGTGCTCAAAAGCAGAGATTTTTGCGTCTACATTCATATTTCCACGGGATTTAA
- a CDS encoding SmORF protein (Small Open Reading Frame (SmORF)) yields the protein MLWKLCVLVAFGLSDTVTATDVAKDQPKKESLVSRFFGKGEQRATEPQQVSDPPKYSVEWYLLPEPESRKELREELPYHFLLAVPEDCNQPILPVVEKRIRKFLSMTPQNKRLYRICSTYKSI from the coding sequence atgttatggaaACTCTGTGTATTGGTAGCCTTCGGGCTCTCTGACACTGTCACTGCTACTGATGTAGCCAAGGAccaacccaagaaggaatcaTTGGTAAGCAGGTTCTTCGGTAAGGGAGAACAACGTGCCACTGAACCTCAACAGGTATCGGATccaccaaaatactctgttgaatggtatctgttacccgAGCCGGAAAGCAGAAAAGAACTTCGTGAAGAGTTGCCGTATCATTTTCTCCTTGCTGTACCAGAAGACTGTAATCAACCTATATTGCCTGTAGTGGAAAAACGTATTAGAAAGTTTTTATCAATGACTCCCCAAAATAAAAGATTATACCGTATATGTTCAACTTACAAGAGTATCTAA
- a CDS encoding Tubulin binding cofactor C family protein translates to MAFSNPCVMCTSQGSKQGLIDAEVIYERARKCSSTEESQVLKHEIMHRLRDYVSSNTNDPAVYKMLQNALTKLKASEYTGGSNKSFTFRSVRTRITDKECNMEQSAAPQDEATNINHCNYQPGIRLQNGTLYITMVKGIDVVRDNVTLEHVGSVIVKNVERCRIVLMGRIETAYLCNVKDSIVWIGVASSSVISEWIESSRVIVSCRQLRIADSIGVKFFVNTVTPPIIERSKGITVAKNHINYPDQEHDAKISGISPWHGDGNITVTDFSWHHAAMSPNWKPCPPLPAVKLSTIEVIHDEIESVCNTITLSNESWESLSSL, encoded by the exons ATGGCATTTAGCAATCCATGTGTGATGTGTACATCTCAAGGGTCAAAACAAGGCCTGATAGATGCGGAAGTAATATATGAACGCGCTCGTAAATGCTCATCGACGGAGGAATCCCAGGTATTAAAACACGAAATTATGCATAGACTGAGGGATTATGTTTCGTCAAATACTAACGACCCTGCTGTATATAAG ATGTTACAAAATGCTTTGACGAAACTAAAAGCGTCTGAATATACAGGAGGCAGCAACAAGTCTTTCACGTTCCGCTCCGTAAGGACTAGGATTACAGATAAGGAGTGTAATATGGAACAATCTGCAGCACCGCAAGATGAAGCGACAAATATAAACCATTGTAATTATCAACCCGGAATAAGGCTACAAAATGGCACCCTCTATATAACTATGGTCAAAGGAATTGACGTCGTTCGTGATAATGTTACATTGGAACATGTAGGTAGTGTTATTGTAAAAAATGTG GAAAGATGCCGAATAGTGCTGATGGGCAGAATCGAGACAGCTTATCTATGCAACGTAAAAGATAGCATTGTATG GATTGGGGTTGCAAGCTCTTCTGTGATTTCGGAGTGGATAGAGTCCTCGAGGGTCATTGTCTCTTGCCGACAGCTGAGAATAGCAGACTCTATAGGCGTGAAATTTTTCGTTAACACTGTAACACCACCTATTATTGAAAG AAGCAAAGGTATCACTGTTGCGAAGAACCATATCAATTACCCTGATCAAGAGCACGATGCAAAG ATTTCAGGTATATCGCCATGGCACGGTGATGGTAATATAACAGTAACCGATTTTAGTTGGCACCATGCTGCGATGTCGCCAAATTGGAAACCATGCCCCCCCCTGCCGGCTGTGAAGCTATCCACCATTGAGGTAATCCATGATGAAATCGAATCAGTTTGCAACACTATCACACTTTCAAACGAATCGTGGGAATCTCTCTCAAGTCTTTGA